The Janthinobacterium lividum genome has a window encoding:
- a CDS encoding FMN-binding negative transcriptional regulator, whose amino-acid sequence MYTPASFREERLDVLHGLIDAHPLGALVHHGEDGLCADHLPFEITAPTPEAPFGILRAHVARANPLWRGAGVNDDCMVIFQGPHAYITPAWYAEKQRSGKEVPTFNYAVVHAHGPLRAIDDAAWLMDLLERLTTRHEAGQAMPWTIADAPAGYIEKLLKTIVGIEIPLTRITGKWKLGQNRSMQDQASMAHGLALDNQPGAAQALGALIAANLTPAS is encoded by the coding sequence ATGTACACGCCCGCCAGCTTTCGCGAAGAGCGCCTCGATGTGCTGCATGGCCTGATCGACGCGCATCCGCTGGGCGCGCTGGTGCACCATGGCGAGGATGGTTTGTGCGCCGACCATCTGCCTTTCGAGATCACCGCGCCCACGCCCGAGGCGCCATTCGGCATCCTGCGCGCCCACGTGGCGCGCGCCAACCCGCTGTGGCGCGGCGCCGGCGTGAACGATGACTGCATGGTGATTTTCCAGGGGCCGCACGCCTACATCACGCCCGCCTGGTATGCGGAAAAGCAGCGCAGCGGCAAGGAAGTGCCGACCTTCAATTACGCGGTCGTGCATGCCCACGGCCCCCTGCGCGCCATCGATGATGCGGCGTGGCTGATGGACTTGCTGGAACGGCTGACGACACGTCATGAAGCTGGCCAGGCGATGCCGTGGACAATCGCCGATGCGCCGGCCGGCTATATCGAGAAACTCTTGAAAACCATCGTCGGCATCGAAATCCCCCTCACCCGCATCACGGGAAAATGGAAGCTGGGGCAGAACCGCAGCATGCAAGACCAGGCCAGCATGGCGCATGGCCTGGCGCTGGACAATCAACCCGGCGCGGCGCAGGCGCTCGGCGCACTGATCGCCGCCAACCTCACGCCAGCCAGCTGA
- a CDS encoding AEC family transporter translates to MLTILAITFPFFALVLCGYLAVRRKLLPLAAIGGLNSFVLYFALPCMLYRFGAATPIAQLLDASVFGVYLLCALIMVGVTMAMTLSHRIDWNNAAFGALVAAFPNTGFMGVPLLLTLLGPRSSGPVIVTIVVDMLMTSSLCIALSRIGSGGAHGSRAAVVNALKGMAGNPMPWAIVLGALSSWLELALPKPLMQTVGLLADAASPVALFTIGAVLARSQMSTSDPAPLGEYVPVALKKLLLHPLLVWAIGHAAIALGAPLDPFALTCMVLVACLPSASNVSLLSERFGANTARIARIILVSTALSFLTFSAAVSWLA, encoded by the coding sequence ATGCTGACCATCCTCGCCATCACCTTTCCCTTCTTCGCCCTGGTGCTGTGCGGCTACCTGGCCGTGCGCCGCAAGCTGCTGCCGCTGGCCGCCATCGGCGGCTTGAACAGTTTTGTCCTGTACTTCGCGCTGCCCTGCATGCTGTACCGCTTCGGCGCCGCCACGCCCATCGCGCAACTGCTCGACGCCAGCGTGTTCGGCGTGTATCTGCTGTGTGCGCTGATCATGGTGGGTGTCACCATGGCCATGACCCTCAGCCACCGCATCGACTGGAACAACGCCGCCTTCGGTGCGCTGGTGGCGGCCTTCCCGAATACGGGCTTCATGGGCGTGCCCCTGCTATTGACCTTGCTCGGTCCCCGTTCCTCAGGGCCCGTCATCGTCACCATCGTCGTCGATATGTTGATGACCAGTTCGCTGTGCATCGCCTTGTCGCGCATCGGCAGCGGCGGCGCGCACGGCAGCCGCGCCGCCGTCGTCAACGCCCTGAAGGGCATGGCCGGCAACCCGATGCCGTGGGCGATTGTGCTTGGCGCCCTGTCGTCGTGGCTGGAACTGGCCTTGCCCAAGCCATTGATGCAGACGGTGGGCCTGCTGGCCGACGCCGCCTCTCCTGTTGCCCTGTTTACCATTGGCGCCGTCCTGGCCCGTTCGCAGATGAGCACCAGCGACCCGGCGCCGCTGGGGGAATATGTGCCCGTGGCGCTGAAAAAACTGCTGTTGCATCCGCTGCTGGTGTGGGCCATCGGCCACGCGGCCATCGCGCTGGGCGCGCCGCTCGATCCGTTCGCGCTGACCTGCATGGTGCTGGTGGCCTGCCTGCCCAGCGCCAGCAATGTGTCGCTGCTGTCCGAGCGCTTCGGGGCGAACACGGCGCGCATCGCCCGCATCATTCTGGTCTCGACGGCGCTGTCGTTTTTGACGTTCTCGGCGGCCGTCAGCTGGCTGGCGTGA
- a CDS encoding helix-turn-helix domain-containing protein: MKHTNFNNLPCPIARSLGKVGEWWSILILREAFYGKTRFDEFEKSLKIAPTILTRRLADLVDGGLMTRRLYCAKPPRYDYVLTKSGRAFKPVLLAFIAWGNENFAPEGASLVIASRDTGLAADPVLVDATTGLPINDEYYAFAPGPAASDSMRNIILDAEKSSGIAPKPKAPAANRGWVAEVHLA, translated from the coding sequence ATGAAACATACCAACTTTAATAATTTGCCCTGCCCGATTGCACGCAGCCTGGGCAAGGTGGGTGAATGGTGGAGCATCCTCATTCTGCGCGAAGCGTTTTATGGCAAGACGCGTTTCGACGAATTTGAAAAAAGCCTCAAGATCGCGCCCACCATCCTGACGCGCCGCCTGGCCGACCTGGTGGACGGGGGCTTGATGACGCGCCGCCTGTATTGCGCCAAGCCGCCCCGCTACGACTATGTGCTGACCAAGTCCGGCCGCGCCTTCAAGCCCGTCTTGCTGGCGTTTATTGCCTGGGGCAATGAAAACTTCGCGCCGGAAGGCGCCAGCCTCGTCATTGCCAGCCGTGATACGGGCCTGGCCGCCGATCCGGTGCTGGTCGACGCCACGACGGGCCTGCCCATCAATGACGAGTATTACGCCTTCGCGCCAGGGCCGGCCGCCAGCGACAGCATGCGCAACATCATCCTCGATGCGGAAAAAAGCAGTGGCATCGCACCCAAGCCGAAGGCGCCGGCCGCCAACCGCGGCTGGGTGGCGGAAGTGCATCTGGCTTGA
- a CDS encoding spore coat U domain-containing protein → MRRLLLWLTLLLGWAWGSVAQAADTCTVSMTNIDFGSVSPISGTDHVAQATGTFSCLFSSLNLGQLLTPNAQVCISLGLGTNSTSALPRKLGNGINRMEYNVYVDSSYATAKIWGGAGVTGAPSTFGMILSAGLLAPPGTYSTTFTVYAKIPAGTALAAVPTVGNANTVYTSSFAGVGTYTYTTYGLVNLQGCTATSGSFGFTVNATAVNDCTITATPMAFANASILTGNLRSTSTLSVRCVNNNAYQIALNGGSVAANVANRQMKNTVTTDKVSYLLSATLDGAPWGDGTAGTSMVTGTGTGASVPLTIYGRVPAQVSPRPGDYKDTVTATIYF, encoded by the coding sequence ATGCGCCGCCTGCTGCTATGGCTGACTCTGCTGCTGGGCTGGGCCTGGGGCAGCGTGGCGCAGGCGGCCGATACCTGCACGGTCAGCATGACGAATATCGATTTCGGCTCCGTCAGCCCGATTTCCGGCACCGATCACGTGGCGCAGGCAACGGGGACCTTCAGTTGCCTGTTTTCGTCGCTGAACCTGGGGCAGTTGCTCACGCCGAATGCGCAAGTGTGCATCTCGCTGGGGCTGGGCACGAATTCCACTTCGGCCCTGCCGCGCAAGCTGGGCAATGGCATCAATCGCATGGAGTACAACGTGTACGTGGACAGTTCGTATGCCACGGCGAAGATATGGGGCGGCGCTGGCGTGACGGGCGCGCCGTCGACCTTCGGCATGATCCTGTCGGCCGGTTTGCTGGCGCCGCCCGGCACCTATTCCACCACCTTTACCGTGTATGCAAAGATCCCTGCCGGCACCGCTCTGGCCGCCGTGCCCACGGTCGGCAACGCCAATACCGTGTATACCTCGAGCTTTGCCGGTGTGGGCACCTACACCTACACCACCTATGGCCTCGTCAACCTGCAGGGTTGCACGGCCACCAGCGGCAGCTTCGGTTTCACGGTGAATGCCACGGCAGTCAACGATTGCACCATCACGGCCACGCCGATGGCGTTCGCGAACGCCTCCATCCTGACGGGCAATTTGCGCAGCACCAGCACCTTGTCCGTGCGCTGCGTGAATAACAACGCGTATCAGATTGCCCTGAACGGCGGCAGCGTGGCGGCGAATGTGGCCAACCGGCAAATGAAGAATACGGTGACGACGGACAAGGTCAGTTATCTGCTGTCAGCCACCCTCGATGGTGCGCCATGGGGAGATGGCACGGCAGGCACGAGCATGGTGACGGGAACGGGCACGGGCGCCAGCGTGCCGCTGACGATTTATGGCCGCGTACCGGCGCAGGTGTCGCCGCGCCCCGGCGACTACAAGGACACGGTGACGGCAACGATTTATTTTTAG
- a CDS encoding fimbria/pilus outer membrane usher protein, protein MKRILASLLLLAMAPLPRADGAAAMTGADPGPASLPSDPAAPNELYLEVTVNAESTGLILRFTQVGKGLRSSVANLQQLGLDPARLVAPGQTEVALEAIPGLSYEYDAARQSVSLQVADDLRSPYRISARTVALTPPSRVTPGAVLNYEAYAELGQTRRAAIFNDLRYFNDSGVFSNTGTLNLGSDQRKYMRFDTFWSHADPETLQTWQVGDLISSSLSWSRAVRVGGVQWRKNFQLRPDLLTFPVASVDGTALVPSSLSLYVNGVQQYAASVPSGPFVLNQVAGINGAGQATLITRDALGRSVTTVLPLYVDTRMLASGLSDYSVEAGAVRRDYGRRLFGYERQLVASASGRHGVSDSLTLEGHAELAAGLYQAGAGALVRLGQAGVLSGSLSASAGRSRGAQLGAGYQYMGPRFSVDVQSVRASAGFGDLASRDGSPVVRAADRFTVSLPLPAGSSISSSYISYRTPGAPPSKLATVGYSATVFHGLFFNASLFQDLRQREKRGFYFGLSMAFDNNLAVSVYSSRQNGENGRSVSAQRAADFGGGFGWNLQAGTAGGNAYRQAQVEYLGNDGRVSARTQSSSMGNASSLGAAGALVLMDGHVEAARQVGNGFALVSTGGVGNIPVLHENRQIGVTGRDGYLLVPNLNPYGNNQISIATEELDVDARVPASNINVVPQYLAGVLAAFPIERYSAATVLVQDAQGKPLATGLPVLHVQSGKQTVVGFDGIVFVDDLLEQNQLQVGEGDSACTLRFAYVRPAAGGLPVIGPLRCAAAASAGAGR, encoded by the coding sequence ATGAAACGCATACTGGCATCGTTGCTGTTGCTGGCCATGGCGCCGCTGCCCAGGGCCGATGGCGCGGCGGCCATGACGGGCGCCGATCCGGGCCCTGCCAGCTTGCCCAGCGATCCGGCGGCGCCGAATGAATTGTATCTGGAGGTCACTGTGAATGCTGAATCAACCGGGCTGATCTTGCGCTTTACCCAGGTGGGCAAAGGCTTGCGCAGCAGTGTGGCGAACTTGCAGCAGCTGGGGCTGGACCCGGCGCGCCTGGTCGCACCCGGTCAGACCGAGGTGGCGCTCGAGGCGATTCCCGGCCTCAGCTATGAATATGATGCGGCGCGCCAGAGCGTGTCGCTGCAGGTGGCGGACGACTTGCGTTCGCCCTACCGCATCAGCGCGCGCACGGTGGCGCTGACGCCGCCATCGCGCGTCACGCCCGGCGCCGTCCTCAATTACGAAGCCTATGCGGAGCTGGGGCAGACGCGGCGCGCCGCCATCTTCAACGACTTGCGCTATTTCAATGACAGCGGCGTGTTCAGCAATACCGGCACCTTGAACCTGGGCTCGGATCAGCGCAAGTACATGCGCTTTGACACCTTCTGGAGCCACGCAGACCCCGAGACCTTGCAAACGTGGCAGGTGGGCGACCTGATTTCCTCGTCGCTGAGCTGGAGCCGCGCCGTGCGTGTCGGTGGTGTGCAGTGGCGCAAGAATTTCCAGCTGCGCCCCGACCTGCTGACCTTTCCTGTCGCCTCTGTCGATGGCACGGCGCTCGTGCCTTCGTCGCTGAGCCTGTACGTCAATGGCGTGCAGCAATATGCTGCCAGCGTGCCCAGCGGTCCGTTTGTGCTGAACCAGGTGGCCGGCATCAATGGCGCAGGGCAAGCGACCCTCATCACGCGCGATGCGCTGGGACGCAGCGTGACGACCGTGCTGCCCCTGTATGTCGATACGCGCATGCTGGCCAGCGGCTTGAGTGATTACTCGGTCGAAGCGGGCGCCGTGCGGCGCGACTATGGCCGCCGCCTGTTCGGCTATGAGCGGCAACTGGTCGCCAGCGCTTCCGGCCGCCATGGCGTCAGCGACAGTCTCACCCTCGAAGGCCATGCGGAACTGGCCGCCGGCCTGTATCAGGCGGGGGCGGGCGCGCTGGTGCGGCTGGGCCAGGCGGGCGTGCTCAGCGGTTCGCTGTCGGCCAGCGCCGGCCGTAGCCGCGGTGCGCAGCTGGGTGCAGGCTATCAGTACATGGGGCCGCGCTTCAGCGTCGATGTGCAAAGCGTGCGCGCCAGCGCCGGCTTTGGGGACCTGGCCTCGCGCGACGGCAGCCCCGTAGTGCGCGCGGCGGACCGCTTCACCGTCAGCCTGCCATTGCCGGCAGGAAGTAGTATCAGCAGCAGCTATATCAGCTATCGCACGCCTGGCGCGCCGCCATCGAAGCTTGCCACCGTGGGCTATTCGGCCACCGTGTTTCACGGCCTGTTCTTCAACGCCAGCCTGTTCCAGGATTTGCGGCAACGCGAGAAGCGGGGCTTTTACTTCGGCCTGAGCATGGCCTTCGACAACAATCTGGCCGTCAGCGTGTACAGCAGCCGGCAAAACGGCGAGAACGGCCGCAGCGTCAGCGCGCAGCGCGCGGCGGACTTTGGCGGCGGTTTCGGCTGGAACTTGCAAGCTGGCACGGCGGGCGGCAATGCCTACCGGCAGGCGCAAGTGGAATACCTGGGCAATGACGGCCGCGTGAGCGCGCGCACGCAAAGCAGCAGCATGGGCAATGCCTCCTCGCTGGGCGCGGCCGGCGCGCTGGTGTTGATGGATGGCCATGTCGAGGCGGCGCGCCAGGTGGGCAACGGTTTTGCGCTGGTATCCACGGGCGGCGTGGGTAATATTCCTGTGCTGCATGAAAACCGCCAGATCGGTGTGACGGGCAGGGACGGCTATCTGCTGGTGCCGAATTTGAACCCCTATGGCAATAATCAGATCAGCATCGCCACGGAGGAACTCGATGTGGATGCGCGGGTGCCCGCGAGTAATATCAATGTCGTTCCGCAATACCTGGCGGGCGTGCTGGCGGCCTTTCCCATCGAGCGCTACAGCGCTGCCACCGTCCTCGTCCAGGATGCGCAGGGCAAGCCGTTGGCCACGGGCTTGCCCGTGTTGCACGTGCAAAGCGGCAAGCAGACGGTGGTGGGATTTGACGGCATCGTTTTCGTCGACGATCTGCTCGAGCAGAATCAGTTGCAAGTCGGCGAAGGCGACAGCGCGTGCACCTTGCGTTTTGCCTATGTGCGTCCTGCCGCGGGCGGCTTGCCCGTGATCGGGCCGCTGCGTTGCGCAGCGGCAGCCAGCGCCGGGGCAGGCCGCTGA